The genomic DNA TTGGCGATTCACTTGCGTGACGCAGATGAGAAAGACCCTGTTGTGACGCTGACGACCTTGCGAAGTATCTCGCAGGACGCGGACGAACTGACTTCTCGCGCTCAATCGTTTTTCCGTTGGCTGCACGAACAGACGGAATCGGACCGTGGGGACTTGGAAGCGTTTCTCGTCTACAAGCAACAATTGATCGACTACCTGCAACAATTCGTGAGCGAGCTGATTCTGCGAACGGACGAAATCGCTGGGAGACTTCGCCGAATTCAGGATTGGGAGTTCGAGCGGCTTGCCGAGATTGCTGCGACGGAAGAAGTCGGTGAGCCGCGTGCAGGCGAAGAGCAACAACATGAGCGTAGAATCTCCGATATGGCGATCCGTTGGCGTCAACGGCTGGCAGGTCTTCAAGGTTGGTTCATGCAGCGTGAAGGACGCCCGCCTCAGTCGGACCAACTGCGAGCGGCTGCTCGCGCGGCGATCCCGCGGTTGTTGCAGCTAGCAAGTCAGATGAACGAGCGACAATCTGGACGAAGTGATCGTGTTGCTGATTTGCGTGCTTTGGCGATCAACTTCTTGCAGGCTCGTGATGAAGCGCAGTCACATCGTTTGTTCCGTGCCGCTTTTGCTCTTTCACCCTCGCGGCATTTGCGGATTGACCCAAAGACGATTGACAGTCTCGATCAGAATCGTGTTCGTCCTGACACACGATGGATCGACGCCGAACCGATTGAAATGACACCGCAATTACGCGAGAAGGGACGGGCTCCCTCGGCTGCGGCAAACCGCCGGGTGACGGATCGTTCCGCCGAACGTGCGGAACTGCAACGAAGACTGGGACGCGAGACGGGACGTGACGAAGCCTCGCGTGAAACGTTGGTCGCACTGGGACGCTGTCGGTTGTCGGAGATCGGTGGGCTGGATCAAGAAGCGTTCAAGATGCTGCTTGGTTTGCTTGAACTGGCTGTTCCGAAAGGTGATGTCAGTCGTGTCACCGCAACGAGTCGCGATGGACGTTTGCGGATTGGACTGGAGATGGATTCGGGTCAAGAGCTGGATCGTGCCGACTCCAAGATCAATATCGCTCGCATTGACACGGAAGATGGGACACTCGTTTTGCAAGATGCTTGGATGGAGGTGACGCGTGTCTAAACGTGAACGATCGACCGCAGCAGATCGGCTTGCTCGGCGACAACGGGAAATTGAAGATGAAGAGCGGCGCGAGGCGATACGCATTCTGTTGAGTCAACCATTGGTACCCGCCGAGGGGCCAACGTCCGAATCGTTCCGGATGATTCGTCGCAACGCCGACTGGCTTAGGCCGTGGTTCCAGCGTTGGCCGGGCTGGACGCTAATTATCGCGGCCGATATTGCTCGATTGAGAAAACACCCTTCCCCAAGGCTCGATTCAACGCGCGGCGTCGTGGACAAAAGCGGTTCGGATCGCACGCAGTTTTCACGACGTCGATATGCACTGCTTTGCTTGGTGCTGGCAACGCTCGAGGGGGAGCAACGTCAAACCACCTTGCAACAGGTCGCTCGCAAGGTCGAAACATCGGTTCGACTTGATGGACAGCTGCGTGAGTTAGATTTTGAATTTGAAACCAAGACATTGGCACATCGACGTGAATTAGTGTCCGTGATGCGATGGCTTGAGCGAATGCACGTTCTGGTGCGCGCCGATGGTGATGACAAGAATTATGTCACTGGCGAAAGTGATTGCTTGTATCGTGTTGACCGTTCGTGCCTAGCGACTTGCCTCTGTTCCATTCGTGGTGCATCGACGGTAGAGGCGAATGACACAGTCGAGATGATCGAGATGCTAAATGAGGCGGAAACACCGGAGGTACCCGAAGCACAGAACCGCGAATTGCAACACTTACTGGTCCGACGACTACTGGACGATCCGGTCATGTACTTTGACGAGTTGACTCCGCGTGAATACGAATACTTCAACAGCCAAGGCGATCGGCTGATTCGAGAGTTAACCCGCGTGACGGGGATGGTTGCCGAGCGACGTGGCGAAGGAGTCGCGTTACTTGATCCGGGCGGCGGTTGGACTGACATCGGATTGCCGGAAACAGGAACGCGAGGCCATGCGACTCTCTTGGTTGCAGAATGGCTGGGAAACTTGTTGCGCGAGTGCGAAGACGTTGATTGCGTCGTTTCAATATCTGAATTGGAAGCTCATGTTGCGACGCTCGCCGAGACTCATGAAAAGCACTGGCGAAAGGATAGCAACACTCCCGAGGGTGTTCGGCGAATCATGCGGGATGCGGTCGACAATCTGTGTTCGCTGGGATTGCTCGAAGTCTCGGGTGAGCGTCTGCAACCACGCCCGGCGATTGCGCGGTATCGACTCAATGAGGTGGTGCTGCCAAGCCCGACGGTGGAACCGCCCGTTCAACCGAGTCTGTGGGAGGCGGGTGAATGAGTGTGGCTGAGCAGACTTCCGAAGCCAGCGAAGAGCCTACGGATGCCCGTATCGAGTTGGCAACGCAACGGATACTCGAGGGCGAGTTGCCGATACCGATCCGCGAGCGATGGCAACCACTCCGCGCCGGACTACAGAATTTGTTTCTGTTCGAGGACGAGCGATTTCCGTTCGCGGATGGTCGGCTGCTCCTTCGCGGTAGCAACGGGACAGGGAAAAGTCGCGTGCTAGCGATGACGTTACCGTTGCTGCTGGATGGTTCGTTGAAGCCAACACGAGTTGAACCCGACCGCGATCCGACTCGCCAAGTTGTTTGGAATGTGCTGATGGACGATCAGCATAGTAGTCTGTCAGTTATACGTAAGTCGTAGGCAATTGGGGCGAATTTGGCACGATATTTGCGCCAGCGGTTTAGGCAGATTGAGTAATCAACATCGTACAGCCTAAGACGCGGAGTAAAGACCATGGCGGAGCCAATTGCCAACGAATTTGAAACACTACAACTGGGTGACAAACGACTCGATCGGCGATGCAAAATAATTGCCGAACGGCTTGCGGCCAATCCTCAAGCCAGCATCAACGCTGCCTCGCAGGGATGGAACGAGACGCACGCTGCCTACGAATTCTTTGACAACGATTCAGTGGACGAGGCCAAGATCCTCGACGCTCACAGAGACGCCACGATGCGGCGAATCGACCAACAAGACTCCGTTCTACTGGTCCAAGACACCACCGAACTGGACTTCACCAAACATCCCACCGAAGACTCCGGGGTGCTTAATGAAGAGTACCGCTACGGTCTCTATGATCACAGCCAGATCGCCTTCAGCGAGACCGGACTTTGCCTGGGCGTGATGGACGTCAAATTGTTCTCGCACAACCCCGAAACGCTCGGCCAAAACAGCGACCAGCGAAAGCAGTTGCCGATCGAGGAGAAAGAGTCCTTCCGTTGGCTGCAGGGCTACCGGCAGGCCTGCCAGCTAGCCGGTCAGTTGCCCGACAAGCAGGTCATCAGCGTCGCCGATCGTGAATCGGATTTGTACGATATATTTGTCGAAGCGGCCCAGCATCCTAGTCCGGCTGACTTCGTTATTCGCGCCAAACAGCCGCGTTGTACGCCCGAGCGGGACGTCGCGACAGGGCCAAGCGTTTACAAAAAGGTTGCCGATGAAGTCGCCAGCGCTCCGGTCTCGATGCGGCTGCAGGTCGACTTGACTGCCACACCCAAGCGGGCCGCTCGCCGAGCGACGCTGGACGTTCGTGCCAAGCGATTGTCCATCAAGCCGCCTCACGCGCGAAAGGCTGAACTGCCCGAGGTGGAACTGTCGGTGGTGGAGGTCCGCGAGGTGAACGGACCAGGTGATGGGACCGACGTTCACTGGCAACTGCTCAGCAGTCTGCCGATCGACACGATCGATCAGATTCAGCGAGTGATCGATATTTATGTCACACGCTGGCCAATCGAAACCTATTTCCGAGTCTACAAATCGGGCTGCCGGATCGAAGAGATTCAGCTAGAAACCAATGCCCGGCAACGTCGCGCGTTGATGATCTACAAGGTCGTCGCCTGGCGGCTGATGTATCTGACGATGTTGGGACGGCAGTGTCCTGATCTCAACTGCGAAGCGGTCTTCCATGAGTTTGAATGGAAGCCGGTCCGTGACGAACCGCTACCGAGCGATCCACCAAGTTTGGGCGAACTGGTTTTAATGATCGGTCAGCTTGGCGGTCACAACAATCGTCGCGGAGACGCACCACCAGGTGCCGAAGCGATGTGGAACGGCTTGCGACGAATGAAAGACTTCTCACTGGCCTGGCAAGCGTTCGGTTGCGATAACTCACCATGACTTACGTATAACTGACAGGCATAGTAGTACGGGCTACACGTGGCTGGAGTTCGGGCGTGTCGACGAGCAAGACGATCATTTTCTGACGATCGGGATGGCGATTCGCGCCGTTCGTGGCGGGCCGATGAAGTCTTGGTTTTTCGTCACGCCGCGGCGCGTGGATGAGTCATTCACTCTGAAGTCGATCGACGGCGTGCCACTCACGCAGCGTCAACTAACGGATGTGCTGGGTGATACCGGGCAGGTGATCGAAAGTGCAACCGACTATCGACGCGTGATCGACGAAAAACTGTTTCGACTTGGCGAACGATATGAGCCCCTGGTCGACTTATTGCTCCAACTGCGACAGCCACAGTTGGCAAAGAAGCTCGATATTGACCAGCTTGAGGCTGCTCTTCGCGGTGCACTTCCGCCATTGAAGGAAGCGTTGTTGGACGATGCAGCTGAAGCGTTTCGCGACCTGGATCACTATCGTACGTCGCTTGCAGCAGATCGGCAAATGCTCGGTGACGTTGAGCGATTTTTGCGTCCTTATCGAGATCACGTTCGTCGCGGTGTTCTGCGTGCCATCCGGCAACTGACGAGTGCAAACAGTCGGTACGAGACTGTGCAAAAGAGCTTGAGAGCTCTGGCGGAAAAAAGAGAACAAGACAAGCTTTCGTTAGAGACTTTGAGTGATCGTCGCCAGCAGGCTCGCATCGACATTGAGTCGGCGAGAGCCGCAGTCAGCGAACTTGAACAAAGTCCCGAGATGGGTGATGCTCGCCGACTGGATGAGTTACGTCGTACCGTTGACAGGCTAGCCCGGCAAGAGACCGATGGTCAACGAGATCAAGATGCGGCGATTGCACAACAGAATGCCGCGGAGCAGTTCCTGACGAATTGCGAAACGAGGTTGGAAAACCAATTCAAGATTCTTACCGGCGACTCTGCTCGTATTCGCAAAGCTGCTGCGCCGGAAGCACTACAGAACCAGCACCGCGAGATGGTGGACGGGAACCTTGCACAAAAGGACGTCGATGGTTTCCAGCAATCGCTTCGTTCTCTCAGCGAAGCCGCTGTGGGCTTCACAAAGTCTGCAAAACATCTCAAGAAGCTTGACGATGCAATTGAACAGGCACGGCGGGAACGTGAAGCGGCGCGGCAGAATGTCCAGCGTCTAACCACCGATGCGATGCTCCGCTCCGACGCACTGGAGAGCAGTCAGCAGAAATGCGAACACGCTGTGGCGACGACTTGGCAAGCGATCCTCGACTGGTACGAGTCCGCGACTTTGCTTCGTGACTTCTTGCCCGCAATCGAGTCTTGGTCAGATACCTGGAACGCTTGGATTGAAACTGCCGATGCAGTCGATCCCTGCGCCGAAATTCTTCGACGAGTTGAAGCGGAAACGGTCGCACGCGCTGCACGTGAATCGACACAGTACCATGCCGAAATTGAGCGAATTGACGTCGCGATCGGAGTTGCGGAAGCGGAAACGTTACGATTGAAATCCGGTGAAACCATTGTACCTCCGACTCGTGAAGACCATGACGTTTCGCATCGCGAGCAACTAGCGGGTGCTCCGTTTTGGCAACTCGTGGATTTTCGCAGTGAAGTTCCCGATCGGGAGCGAGGTGGATGGGAGGCCGCCTTGCAGGATTCTGGAATCCTTGATGCTTGGGTCACTCCCGATGGAACCGTGTTTGATGCGGGCGATAAGATTCTGGACTTGCAGTTGCTGTGTGATCGCGAACATACGCTCGAAGACTCACGGCAACTCGGTTGTGTGTTGGAAGCCGCCGAAGGTGTCAGCAAGGTTCGGAGTCAAACGATTCAACGGTTGTTGAGCGTGATCGGCGTTGGCGAAGACGCTGGCGCGACATGGGTGGCCAATGGTGGGCGTTGGCAAAACGGTCAGCTTCGCGGGCAGTGGGCGAAACCGCGACCGCAATTTATTGGCGAAGAAACGCGTCAAGCTTTTCGAGAATCCAGAATCGCCGAACTGGCTAGCGAGCTAGTTCAGCACGACAAGACAAAAATTCAATGGCAAGAGAAGCTCGCCGACGTTCGCGAGAAGAAAGAACAGCGATTGCTATTCGCAGGGAAATTCCCGAGCAGACAGAATGTCGTGCAGACGACGTTCGATGTCGACAATGCGCGGCGCGAGGCGGACGCGGCCCAGGACCTGCTTCAAAAAGCTCAGCAAGTCGAAGCCGAACGTGCGAGCGAGGTCGATAGACGCGTTGCCCGACGCAACGC from Rosistilla carotiformis includes the following:
- a CDS encoding TIGR02677 family protein; the encoded protein is MDDGAVDWLCFSYLTAERAVVYRAIVDVFAAAKAEFALHLRASEVQSELVVRGTSLDLSDVESALQQLESWGNLQSYQDNADVASLTDYYRKRLLYQLSASGEAAHASTLTFTERLQQQAKLDARALDRIADGAGQLERLAIHLRDADEKDPVVTLTTLRSISQDADELTSRAQSFFRWLHEQTESDRGDLEAFLVYKQQLIDYLQQFVSELILRTDEIAGRLRRIQDWEFERLAEIAATEEVGEPRAGEEQQHERRISDMAIRWRQRLAGLQGWFMQREGRPPQSDQLRAAARAAIPRLLQLASQMNERQSGRSDRVADLRALAINFLQARDEAQSHRLFRAAFALSPSRHLRIDPKTIDSLDQNRVRPDTRWIDAEPIEMTPQLREKGRAPSAAANRRVTDRSAERAELQRRLGRETGRDEASRETLVALGRCRLSEIGGLDQEAFKMLLGLLELAVPKGDVSRVTATSRDGRLRIGLEMDSGQELDRADSKINIARIDTEDGTLVLQDAWMEVTRV
- a CDS encoding TIGR02678 family protein, translating into MSKRERSTAADRLARRQREIEDEERREAIRILLSQPLVPAEGPTSESFRMIRRNADWLRPWFQRWPGWTLIIAADIARLRKHPSPRLDSTRGVVDKSGSDRTQFSRRRYALLCLVLATLEGEQRQTTLQQVARKVETSVRLDGQLRELDFEFETKTLAHRRELVSVMRWLERMHVLVRADGDDKNYVTGESDCLYRVDRSCLATCLCSIRGASTVEANDTVEMIEMLNEAETPEVPEAQNRELQHLLVRRLLDDPVMYFDELTPREYEYFNSQGDRLIRELTRVTGMVAERRGEGVALLDPGGGWTDIGLPETGTRGHATLLVAEWLGNLLRECEDVDCVVSISELEAHVATLAETHEKHWRKDSNTPEGVRRIMRDAVDNLCSLGLLEVSGERLQPRPAIARYRLNEVVLPSPTVEPPVQPSLWEAGE
- a CDS encoding IS4 family transposase; this translates as MAEPIANEFETLQLGDKRLDRRCKIIAERLAANPQASINAASQGWNETHAAYEFFDNDSVDEAKILDAHRDATMRRIDQQDSVLLVQDTTELDFTKHPTEDSGVLNEEYRYGLYDHSQIAFSETGLCLGVMDVKLFSHNPETLGQNSDQRKQLPIEEKESFRWLQGYRQACQLAGQLPDKQVISVADRESDLYDIFVEAAQHPSPADFVIRAKQPRCTPERDVATGPSVYKKVADEVASAPVSMRLQVDLTATPKRAARRATLDVRAKRLSIKPPHARKAELPEVELSVVEVREVNGPGDGTDVHWQLLSSLPIDTIDQIQRVIDIYVTRWPIETYFRVYKSGCRIEEIQLETNARQRRALMIYKVVAWRLMYLTMLGRQCPDLNCEAVFHEFEWKPVRDEPLPSDPPSLGELVLMIGQLGGHNNRRGDAPPGAEAMWNGLRRMKDFSLAWQAFGCDNSP
- a CDS encoding TIGR02680 family protein — its product is MTDRHSSTGYTWLEFGRVDEQDDHFLTIGMAIRAVRGGPMKSWFFVTPRRVDESFTLKSIDGVPLTQRQLTDVLGDTGQVIESATDYRRVIDEKLFRLGERYEPLVDLLLQLRQPQLAKKLDIDQLEAALRGALPPLKEALLDDAAEAFRDLDHYRTSLAADRQMLGDVERFLRPYRDHVRRGVLRAIRQLTSANSRYETVQKSLRALAEKREQDKLSLETLSDRRQQARIDIESARAAVSELEQSPEMGDARRLDELRRTVDRLARQETDGQRDQDAAIAQQNAAEQFLTNCETRLENQFKILTGDSARIRKAAAPEALQNQHREMVDGNLAQKDVDGFQQSLRSLSEAAVGFTKSAKHLKKLDDAIEQARREREAARQNVQRLTTDAMLRSDALESSQQKCEHAVATTWQAILDWYESATLLRDFLPAIESWSDTWNAWIETADAVDPCAEILRRVEAETVARAARESTQYHAEIERIDVAIGVAEAETLRLKSGETIVPPTREDHDVSHREQLAGAPFWQLVDFRSEVPDRERGGWEAALQDSGILDAWVTPDGTVFDAGDKILDLQLLCDREHTLEDSRQLGCVLEAAEGVSKVRSQTIQRLLSVIGVGEDAGATWVANGGRWQNGQLRGQWAKPRPQFIGEETRQAFRESRIAELASELVQHDKTKIQWQEKLADVREKKEQRLLFAGKFPSRQNVVQTTFDVDNARREADAAQDLLQKAQQVEAERASEVDRRVARRNADADDLRLSAWASRVGELQDRLNEYSQQLSTLEAKGESLVSASSQVEHAELSLSQANERQIDTRARFESLQIELGKQRQRVRELEAAVGKDASEFIERLERKRGDLKTHEDSIDSIGKEISALDKSIAVTESKLEGLQTESNDTDERRRECADWFSSLHSHGLIELAVESASPPELPCSMTQAIKFARLTDGQLSGTSVDDEAWHRSQNKVHEAQTELQQTVLSQDGLAVEVDHIRDGLQLVTLTMQGERLAPSLAISRLKADIENRDRILDEKEQATLEKYLLGEVAEGLRSGMRMASELVDLMTREVSSRPMKTGLQMRFKWSRDADGPPGLEEACEVLATSSATWSPDERDQIKQFLQRCIRQSRESEASGSWHDHLRTALDYRLWHRIEIYRRSGPDASWQRLTRRTYGSGSGGEKAISLTLPQLAAAAAYYQTADKLAPRFILLDEAFAGVSPDMRESCMELIAAFKLDVVMTSEIEWGMYAGVRQLAICQLDRFADIGAVVNRVFIWNGKQLRDAKSRDEPTADEGPSLFGEEPQ